One region of Oryza sativa Japonica Group chromosome 10, ASM3414082v1 genomic DNA includes:
- the LOC4348125 gene encoding wall-associated receptor kinase 2: MAFWLLADLLILLASAAESISGRPAAGCQTRCGDVSIPYPFGIGPNCSHGKGFEIACDTRTRNGSGELVPTLAAANGTIHVQSLFVAPIPEVKVMLPVAYQCYNSSDSVTESFFGAVDLNNNGVYRISDKRNMFVVLGCNTMAYTNNGDSHGKGPYAGLYYTGCVSYCNDSSSAQDGMCAGIGCCHVDISPGLSDNVVTFGEWSRYFQVDFNPCNYAFLVAKDEYNFQRSDLQKDLNRTKPVWLDWAIRDGGNSSASSSCPAPEVREKMPPEYACVSDNSECVNSTNGPGYYCKCSKGYEGNPYLVGGCNGISLGFSFLIVAALFTLMMLQKRKINEYFKKNGGSILQKVDNIMIFSKDDLKKITKNNSHVIGQGGFGKVFKGTLEDNTMVAVKTSIEVNEARKEDFTNEVIIQSRMMHNNIIKLLGCCLEVDVPMLVYEFAANGSLQDILHGDANRSLLLTLDIRLDIAIESAEGLKYMHSSTNCTIRHGDVKPANILLTDKFVPKISDFGTSKLLTVDKDFTMFVVGSMGYIDPIFHKTGRLTQKSDVYSFGVVLLELISRKPTIYGENFSLIIEFQKAYDEVHSGRAMFDKEIAVEEDIFILEEIGKLAMECLKEKVEERPDMKEVAERLVMLRRARKHGQGSYNLSPRHHEEISIETTPTSFGADFSTNSSVSLSATCTPERKELYKL, from the exons ATGGCATTCTGGCTACTTGCAGACCTGCTGATTCTTCTGGCTTCTGCCGCGGAGAGCATCTCCGGCCGGCCTGCCGCCGGTTGCCAGACACGGTGCGGTGACGTCAGCATCCCCTACCCGTTCGGCATCGGCCCCAACTGCTCCCATGGGAAGGGCTTCGAGATCGCCTGCGATACCCGAACCCGAAACGGCAGCGGCGAGTTGGTGccgaccctcgccgccgccaatggCACCATCCATGTGCAGAGCCTGTTTGTAGCGCCGATCCCGGAGGTCAAGGTGATGCTGCCGGTGGCGTACCAGTGCTACAACTCCAGCGACAGCGTCACCGAGAGTTTCTTCGGCGCGGTAGACCTCAACAACAACGGCGTGTACCGCATCTCCGACAAGCGCAACATGTTCGTCGTCCTCGGCTGCAACACCATGGCCTACACGAACAACGGGGACAGTCATGGCAAAGGCCCTTACGCCGGCCTCTACTACACCGGCTGCGTCTCCTATTGCAACGACTCGTCGAGCGCGCAGGACGGCATGTGCGCCGGCATCGGCTGCTGCCATGTCGACATCTCGCCGGGCCTCAGTGACAACGTCGTCACCTTCGGCGAGTGGTCACGCTATTTCCAGGTGGACTTCAACCCCTGCAACTACGCCTTCCTCGTCGCCAAGGACGAATACAACTTCCAGAGGTCAGATCTCCAAAAGGACCTCAACCGGACCAAGCCGGTGTGGCTGGACTGGGCGATCCGCGACGGCGGCAACTCCTCCGCATCATCGTCCTGCCCTGCGCCGGAGGTGAGGGAGAAGATGCCGCCTGAGTACGCCTGTGTGAGCGACAACAGCGAATGCGTCAACTCCACCAATGGCCCAGGATACTACTGCAAGTGCAGCAAAGGCTACGAGGGCAACCCCTACCTAGTCGGAGGTTGCAACG GCATAAGCCTGGGATTTTCTTTCCTGATAGTTGCTGCACTTTTTACTCTAATGATGCTCCAAAAGAGAAAAATTAATGAGTATTTCAAAAAGAATGGTGGTTCAATTCTACAGAAAGTGGACAATATCATGATTTTCTCCAAAGATGATCTAAAGAAAATCACAAAGAACAATTCACACGTTATTGGCCAAGGAGGTTTTGGTAAAGTGTTCAAAGGGACGCTTGAAGATAATACAATGGTGGCAGTGAAGACTTCAATTGAGGTAAATGAAGCTCGGAAGGAGGATTTCACAAATGAAGTTATAATACAATCGCGAATGATGCACAATAACATTATCAAGCTATTGGGTTGTTGCTTGGAGGTGGATGTTCCAATGTTAGTGTATGAGTTTGCCGCTAATGGGAGTCTGCAAGACATTCTCCATGGTGATGCCAATCGCTCACTCCTTCTCACACTAGACATACGCTTGGACATTGCAATTGAATCTGCAGAAGGTCTAAAATACATGCACTCGTCCACAAATTGTACCATACGACATGGTGATGTCAAGCCTGCCAATATACTTTTAACAGACAAGTTCGTCCCTAAGATCTCAGACTTTGGGACATCCAAGCTTCTTACAGTAGATAAAGACTTCACCATGTTTGTTGTTGGGAGCATGGGATACATAGACCCAATATTCCATAAGACTGGTCGTTTAACGCAGAAAAGTGATGTTTATAGTTTTGGTGTTGTATTGCTAGAGCTCATTAGTAGAAAGCCAACTATATATGGCGAGAACTTTAGCCTCATCATCGAGTTCCAGAAGGCCTATGATGAAGTACACAGTGGGAGGGCAATGTTTGATAAGGAGATCGCGGTGGAAGAAGATATCTTTATCTTGGAAGAAATTGGTAAGTTGGCAATGGAGTGTCTAAAAGAAAAGGTTGAAGAACGACCTGATATGAAGGAAGTAGCAGAACGACTTGTGATGTTGCGAAGAGCCAGAAAGCATGGACAAGGAAGCTATAATTTGAGTCCTAGACACCATGAGGAGATTAGTATTGAAACAACTCCTACGAGTTTTGGTGCTGATTTTAGCACAAATAGTAGTGTGAGTCTTTCTGCAACATGCACTCCAGAACGCAAAGAACTCTACAAGCTATAG